In Scylla paramamosain isolate STU-SP2022 chromosome 29, ASM3559412v1, whole genome shotgun sequence, a genomic segment contains:
- the LOC135115176 gene encoding procathepsin L-like isoform X1 translates to MVLQIRLLALLMGLATLCPARRTDDIPDDKEWEAFKMQYNKAYSSGNEEKIRRQIFFQNKMMIKKHNYRYAQNLTSFKVALNHLGDKMRGEITAFFTGPQQQHVVNNSIEPIPLTGDYEWIPSSIDWRQKGAVTGVKSQLQCASGWAFATTGSLEGQLYRHSQRLISMSEQNLIDCCHLCYGCSGGRMDYAFTYIMQNGGLDSEVAYPYEARDAVCRYHPSASVTRIRGYSAIPSGDENALKNAVALIGPIAVAIDASLSSFHYYTHGVYYDPHCSPTQLTHGALIVGYGRESGRDYWLVKNSWGTNWGDKGYIKMARNLNNNCGIATSASYPFL, encoded by the exons ATGGTACTACAAATTCGCCTCTTGGCCTTGCTGATGGGTTTGGCGACGCTGTGCCCTGCCCGCCGGACCGATGATATCCCGGATGATAAGGAATGGGAAGCTTTTAAG ATGCAGTACAACAAAGCATACAGCAGtggaaatgaggagaaaatcCGTCGTCAAATATttttccaaaacaaaatgatgatCAAGAAGCACAATTACCGTTATGCTCAGAACCTAACCTCCTTCAAAGTCGCCCTAAACCATCTTGGAGACAAG atgagaggagagatCACGGCATTCTTCACGGGGCCACAACAGCAGCATGTCGTTAACAACAGCATAGAGCCTATACCTCTTACTGGTGATTATGAGTGGATACCTTCTTCCATCGATTGGCGGCAAAAAGGAGCTGTGACGGGAGTGAAAAGTCAGCTTCAATGTGCCTCAGGATGGGCCTTCGCCACA ACAGGCTCTTTAGAGGGACAACTCTATCGTCATTCCCAGCGTCTCATCAGCATGTCTGAGCAAAACCTGATAGACTGCTGTCACTTGTGCTATGGATGTAGTGGAGGCAGGATGGATTACGCCTTCACGTACATCATGCAGAATGGTGGTCTTGACAGCGAGGTTGCATATCCCTATGAGGCCAGG GATGCCGTGTGCCGCTACCACCCCAGTGCCTCGGTGACGCGGATAAGAGGTTACTCTGCTATCCCTTCTGGTGACGAGAATGCGTTGAAGAACGCTGTGGCACTTATTGGTCCCATCGCTGTGGCTATAGACGCTTCACTGTCATCTTTCCATTATTATACGCATG GTGTGTACTACGACCCCCACTGTTCACCAACTCAACTGACCCATGGAGCTCTAATCGTAGGCTATGGAAGAGAGAGCGGCCGAGACTATTGGCTTGTAAAGAACTCATGGGGTACCAACTGGGGAGATAAGGGCTACATTAAGATGGCCAGGAACCTCAACAACAACTGTGGCATTGCCACAAGCGCATCCTACCCATTCCTCTGA
- the LOC135115176 gene encoding procathepsin L-like isoform X2, with translation MVLQIRLLALLMGLATLCPARRTDDIPDDKEWEAFKMQYNKAYSSGNEEKIRRQIFFQNKMMIKKHNYRYAQNLTSFKVALNHLGDKTGSLEGQLYRHSQRLISMSEQNLIDCCHLCYGCSGGRMDYAFTYIMQNGGLDSEVAYPYEARDAVCRYHPSASVTRIRGYSAIPSGDENALKNAVALIGPIAVAIDASLSSFHYYTHGVYYDPHCSPTQLTHGALIVGYGRESGRDYWLVKNSWGTNWGDKGYIKMARNLNNNCGIATSASYPFL, from the exons ATGGTACTACAAATTCGCCTCTTGGCCTTGCTGATGGGTTTGGCGACGCTGTGCCCTGCCCGCCGGACCGATGATATCCCGGATGATAAGGAATGGGAAGCTTTTAAG ATGCAGTACAACAAAGCATACAGCAGtggaaatgaggagaaaatcCGTCGTCAAATATttttccaaaacaaaatgatgatCAAGAAGCACAATTACCGTTATGCTCAGAACCTAACCTCCTTCAAAGTCGCCCTAAACCATCTTGGAGACAAG ACAGGCTCTTTAGAGGGACAACTCTATCGTCATTCCCAGCGTCTCATCAGCATGTCTGAGCAAAACCTGATAGACTGCTGTCACTTGTGCTATGGATGTAGTGGAGGCAGGATGGATTACGCCTTCACGTACATCATGCAGAATGGTGGTCTTGACAGCGAGGTTGCATATCCCTATGAGGCCAGG GATGCCGTGTGCCGCTACCACCCCAGTGCCTCGGTGACGCGGATAAGAGGTTACTCTGCTATCCCTTCTGGTGACGAGAATGCGTTGAAGAACGCTGTGGCACTTATTGGTCCCATCGCTGTGGCTATAGACGCTTCACTGTCATCTTTCCATTATTATACGCATG GTGTGTACTACGACCCCCACTGTTCACCAACTCAACTGACCCATGGAGCTCTAATCGTAGGCTATGGAAGAGAGAGCGGCCGAGACTATTGGCTTGTAAAGAACTCATGGGGTACCAACTGGGGAGATAAGGGCTACATTAAGATGGCCAGGAACCTCAACAACAACTGTGGCATTGCCACAAGCGCATCCTACCCATTCCTCTGA